One region of Plasmodium gaboni strain SY75 chromosome 6, whole genome shotgun sequence genomic DNA includes:
- a CDS encoding hypothetical protein (conserved Plasmodium protein, unknown function) has product MNKRTVKRFLFSFIVYGIFFSLHPILMISTIVDVSLIGDELFDNVFKADIPYMGNHLTFNENNKSNKRKKRNNDVMVDDIFLLTSMLSQILPSSFSIYPLNLTNETLTTNNNDFNNFLDLINIYDADINQTITNHLNKIQPIKGCENDIKNNNCDKDVLTCITLKKNKLSESCKKSLSNSLLYSCIDDILNYCNDYSKFSKVHKCLKTNFYHLKDQCLNILSYYEDIMQKLHKMKRKPYDKQEHLFLEKGEKKKNDSQNENIKIGNDNSNNNNNMYNLKSATPINNNNNTNQYNILNHSNEQKVPTMAENLRKNYGHYIFPTMDFNYLFDFNSINFTNKYTLYVFEILFISLLLYILIIYVKKFYIQDTPTFTINPPKNKLAQL; this is encoded by the coding sequence ATGAATAAAAGAACAGTGAAAAggtttcttttttcatttattgtttatggaatatttttttcgTTACATCCTATATTAATGATCAGCACCATTGTAGATGTATCTTTAATTGGTGATGAACTTTTTGATAATGTTTTCAAAGCAGACATTCCATATATGGGAAATCATTTGACATTCAATgagaataataaatcaaataaaCGAAAAAAGAGAAATAATGATGTTATGGTagatgatatatttttactaACAAGTATGTTATCACAAATTCTACCATCCAGTTTTTCTATATATCCCTTGAATTTAACAAATGAAACCTTAACaactaataataatgacttcaataattttcttgatttgataaatatatatgatgcTGATATAAATCAAACAATAACtaatcatttaaataaaattcaACCAATAAAAGGATGtgaaaatgatattaaaaataataattgtgATAAAGATGTATTAACGTGTAttacattaaaaaaaaataaattatcaGAAAGTTGTAAAAAATCTTTGAGTAActcattattatattcttgTATTGATGATATCCTTAATTATTGTAATGACTATTCAAAATTTTCAAAAGTACATAAATGCTTAAAAACgaatttttatcatttaaaagatcaatgtttaaatattttaagCTACTATGAAGATATTATGCAAAAATTAcataaaatgaaaagaaaacCATATGATAAACAAGAACATCTTTTTTTAGAAAaaggagaaaaaaaaaaaaacgattcacaaaatgaaaatattaaaattggtaatgataatagtaataataataataatatgtataacTTAAAATCAGCAACTCCtataaataacaataataatactaatcaatataatatattaaatcatTCTAATGAACAAAAAGTACCTACTATGGCAGAaaatttaagaaaaaactatggacattatatattcccAACTATGGATTTTAActatttatttgattttaATTCAATCAattttacaaataaatatactCTCTATGTATTCgaaattttatttatttcattattactatatattcttattatatatgttaaaaaGTTCTATATCCAAGATACACCCACTTTTACTATAAATCCCCCAAAAAATAAACTAGCACAactataa
- a CDS encoding microtubule-associated protein ytm1-like protein, which translates to MNQKNKGKKKKNSVSNKMKNDISSSDEEMVEEIDIDNEDDDYDYDYDNNNNDNDDESFEDEDFIDDDENNFEDEDDDVDNNLSDNCEKEIQICFFTNIENEKYKIDSSTYTVPVTFKRIDLSRMIKKLLDIEDNVSFEFLINKKILRTTIEEFLRDNNILSENVIEIEYSIPLRKRESKNIDTICEWIFELITIGNKLYCSTFDGTILYYDMLNFKKIYEKKVIDSMPIYSYNIYKSKKLHNELIYNESVVGLSNGSIKVFLNEEKEKEIITRNELYLGNHIDIIKCISFNKDYSTLLSAGNDNKINIFDNNYIINELLNDLTNESNTNKRKKKSVVFPKKCIHNDSDMITSLKFFDNIKFVCTGLDKNIKIYDLTSSYVSCSYSYNKSIICSDILNKDLFITADEHSMIKLFDVRSTNEKPVLSLNENKYHMHDKIITSLKTNKNEIYFLSSSHDGFTNIYDIRLNNLPVYTFQSDEKSKILSSTWYYNDDNNCVVNAEEHNLILHIF; encoded by the coding sequence ATgaatcaaaaaaataagggaaagaaaaaaaaaaattctgTATCTAATAAAATGAAGAATGATATTTCTTCTTCAGATGAAGAAATGGTTGAAGAAATTGATATTGACAATGAGGATGATGATTATGATTACgattatgataataataataatgataatgatgatgaatCCTTTGAGGATGAGGATTTTATAGATGATGACgaaaataattttgaaGATGAGGATGATGATGTTGATAATAATCTAAGTGATAATTGTGAGAAAGAAATTCAGATATGtttttttacaaatatagagaatgaaaaatataaaatcGATAGTAGTACTTATACAGTTCCTGTTACATTTAAAAGAATAGATTTATCAAGAATgataaagaaattattaGATATTGAGGATAATGTGTCCTTtgaatttttaataaataaaaagatattaaGAACAACTATAGAAGAATTTTTAcgtgataataatatactaTCAGAAAATGTTATAGAAATTGAATATAGTATACCTTTAAGAAAAAGGGAAAGTAAGAATATTGATACAATTTGTGAATGGATATTTGAATTAATTACGATTGGTAATAAACTATATTGTAGTACTTTTGATGGTAccattttatattatgatatgttaaattttaaaaaaatatatgaaaagaAAGTAATAGATAGTATGCcaatatattcatataatatatataaaagtaaGAAATTACATAatgaattaatatataacGAATCAGTTGTTGGATTATCCAATGGAAGTATAAAAGTATTTTTgaatgaagaaaaagaaaaagaaataataacacgaaatgaattatatttagGTAATCATAtagatattattaaatgtatttcatttaataaagaTTATTCTACATTATTAAGTGCTGgaaatgataataaaattaatatatttgataataattatattataaatgaattattaaatgatttAACAAATGAATCTAATACTAATaaacgaaaaaaaaaatctgTTGTTTTTCcaaaaaaatgtatacaTAATGATTCTGATATGATAACAtcattaaaattttttgataatataaaatttgtATGTACTGGACTcgataaaaatataaaaatctATGATTTAACATCATCATATGTATCTTGTTcttattcatataataaatctATTATATGTAGTGATATATTGAATAAAGATTTGTTTATTACTGCTGATGAACATTCTATGattaaattatttgatGTTAGGAGTACTAATGAGAAACCTGTTTTGTcattaaatgaaaataaatatcatatgcatgataaaataataactAGTCTtaaaacaaacaaaaatgaaatatatttcttgTCATCATCACACGATGGTTTtactaatatatatgatattagattaaataatttacCTGTGTATACATTTCAAAGTGATGAAAAATCAAAAATCCTTTCATCAACCTGGTATTATAATGATGACAACAATTGTGTAGTGAATGCAGAAGAGCATAATTTAATTCTCCACATTTTTTAG
- a CDS encoding hypothetical protein (conserved Plasmodium protein, unknown function) produces the protein MKTNDELLRKEEEEISKTIALSLQEYHASQNKNTDKNYEVDDENDELLQEAIRLSILGSNKKEMNRNDCNDSYHDVVRKNFDSITYYLCNNYENTKNKNDVIDNKTFWKEIYKNYKNIYIIIRDYMINLTKRSEKMNEEGSDSTSSRDDYDSDDSSDYSNSSSLSCCSLEHIKRTYRNINYTTKDYCRWLRKGHRSKALNDHVYLNYLLREMKILEDSTSIHNLVFGVNNYKYSNKIDIKKWCNHSISFYENKNINFGLRQFLSGPCGLISSIQGYIIIILLFNYKYHFLWENNYFNILKTNNDFLNFKNSSKMGYKEAEGGNTKLRNNIYSENNNCVNNNKQGDDMNGLDLYKEKNDGCGVTLNKEDNNKDNKNENNDDKMNNNDDYRNHLENHKQDDITHNKKKNRNNIINEKNDTNDNNINNNDDNDSNNNDGDDSNYDSDNHKNNNSNNRNRRNSFSNEEKNKDKIYGEGYDNEFLELVRDNIKDLKYYALVESLAYILYQCTDKSYYIVAFLLPECYDYPYYMNKRNCDENLVRDLKRITIYYKEFNAIKDVVRFYLENFIIFSSSTGVISFLYSVILTRGLHNVKNDMDDINHPLIGIYGHCSQELVNLLLTGRACSNVFDNNSIINTFCNTDVDISMYEGVNSKSCSPNKGSLSYNKNDSINNNNSSGNNNSSGNNNSNSNDNNNNNSSNNNSSGNNNSNSNDNNNSNSNNNNNNIILKGISKRPLIGLLTDFEAFKYCEVGNYYKYPIYPIWVISSSNHYTVLFSLNINNSKCTSEELFLEKLNKIWKKYDKENNKYILSHFIPQFIEDLNLKDEFRNLFDGFVNDLDILLYSEFKAFYLQMKQKDINELKFSDPPKEKYFYLYDAQEMPEKSIHYFLLKEVDYDVSHDNHLKFFNTRWPNNTVEVLNKSKKVSKHR, from the exons ATGAAAACAAATGATGAACTTTTAagaaaagaagaagaagaaattTCCAAAACAATAGCTTTATCCTTACAAGAATATCATGCTTCTCAAAATAAGAATACAGATAAG aACTATGAAGTtgatgatgaaaatgatgaaCTATTACAAGAGGCAATACGACTTTCCATTTTAGGTTCGAATAAAAAAGAGATGAATAGAAATGATTGTAATGATAGTTATCATGATGTAGTTCGAAAGAATTTTGATAGTATAACTTATTATTTATGCAATAATTATGAGAATactaaaaataaaaatgatgtaATAGATAATAAGACATTTTGGAAAGAGatatataagaattataagaatatatatataataataagagattatatgataaatttAACTAAAAGAAGTGAGAAAATGAATGAAGAAGGTAGTGATTCCACATCAAGTAGAGATGATTATGATAGTGATGATTCAAGTGATTATAGTAattcttcttctttatcATGTTGTTCATTAGAACATATTAAGAGAACTTAcagaaatataaattatacCACTAAAGATTATTGCCGATGGCTAAGAAAGGGTCATCGAAGTAAAGCATTAAATGATcatgtatatttaaattatttattaagaGAAATGAAGATATTAGAAGATAGTACTTCTATTCATAATTTAGTTTTTGGTgtgaataattataaatattctaataagatagatataaaaaaatggtGTAATCATAGTATTTcattttatgaaaataaaaatataaattttgGACTTCGTCAATTTTTAAGTGGCCCATGTGGTCTTATATCAAGTATACAAGgatacataataattattttattatttaattataaatatcattttttatgGGAAAATAACTAtttcaatattttaaaaacGAATAACgattttttgaattttaaaaattctTCAAAAATGGGTTATAAAGAGGCTGAGGGAGGAAACACCAAATTGAggaataatatatatagtgAGAACAATAATTGtgtgaataataataaacaagGTGATGATATGAATGGACTagatttatataaagagAAAAATGATGGATGTGGTGTTACACtaaataaagaagataacaataaggataataaaaatgaaaataatgatgataaaatgaataataatgatgattATCGTAATCATCTTGAGAATCATAAACAGGATGATATTACgcataataaaaaaaaaaataggaataatattattaatgaaaaaaatgatacaaatgataataatattaataataatgatgataatgatagtaataataatgatggTGATGATAGTAATTATGATAGTGATAATcataagaataataatagtaataacCGTAATAGGAGAAATTCTTTTTCAAATGAGgagaaaaataaagataaaatatatggaGAAGGTTATGATAATGAATTTTTAGAATTAGTACGTGACAATATTAAAgatttaaaatattatgcATTAGTTGAATCTTTagcatatatattatatcagTGTACGGATAAGTCATATTATATCGTAGCATTTTTATTACCCGAATGCTATGATTATCcttattatatgaataaaagAAATTGTGATGAAAATTTAGTAAGAGatttaaaaagaattactatatattataaagaGTTTAATGCTATAAAAGATGTAGTCAGATTTTATTTAGagaattttataatattttcaagTTCTACTGGTGTAATatcctttttatattctgTAATATTAACAAGAGGATTACATAATGTAAAGAATGATATGGATGATATTAATCACCCTTTAATTGGTATATATGGGCATTGTTCACAAGAGTTAgttaatttattattaacagGTAGAGCATGCTCAAATgtttttgataataatagtataataaatacattttGTAATACTGATGTAGATATAAGTATGTATGAAGGAGTAAATTCAAAAAGTTGTAGTCCTAATAAAGGatcattatcatataataaaaatgatagtattaataataataatagtagtggtaataataatagtagtggtaataataatagtaatagtaatgataataataataataatagtagtaataataatagtagtggtaataataatagtaatagtaatgataataataatagtaatagtaataataataataataatataatactAAAGGGTATAAGCAAAAGACCGTTAATTGGTTTATTAACCGATTTTGAGGCTTTTAAATATTGTGAAGTTggaaattattataaatatccAATATATCCTATATGGGTAATTAGTAGTTCCAATCATTATACtgtattattttcattaaatattaataacTCCAAATGTACAAGTGAGGAGTTATTTTTAGagaaattaaataaaatatggaagaaatatgataaagaaaataataaatatatattgtcTCATTTTATTCCTCAATTTATTGAAGATTTAAATTTGAAGGATGAATTCCGAAATTTATTTGATGGATTTGTAAATGATTTGGATATTCTGTTATATTCAGAATTTAAAGCCTTTTATTTACAAATGAAGcaaaaagatataaatgaattgAAATTTTCTGATCCAccaaaagaaaaatatttctacTTATACGACGCTCAAGAAATGCCTGAAAAGTCGatacattattttcttttgaaGGAAGTAGATTATGATGTTTCCCATGATAATCACTTGAAATTTTTCAATACAAGATGGCCAAATAATACAGTGGAGGTATTAAACAAGTCAAAAAAGGTTTCCAAACATAG ataA